ACTTCAAAATTCTGAATATGTAAATCATATAATATCTCCTATATTGGACGATTGCAGAAATTTGATGACTAGATTTCAGCAAGTCCAAGTGAGTCACTGCTACCGCCAAGCTAACCATTGTATTGATTTGATGGCTAGACTAGGGGCGGAACAAGATATAGAGTATAGAGTGTTTGCTAGTCCGCCTGTGGACTTAGCTAAGGCATTGGAGGATGATTGTAATGGTGTTGCCTCCAATAGACTTTGTACTGAGCAAGTTGTTTAAGTTttaatgaaatcgtctttttaccaaaaaaaaaaaaaagtttgggcCGAATCCAAACGGCACCTtagtatttaatgaaaatttgccGTCAACGGTCTTTCTGGTGCAAGGGATTAATGAATAAAGCAATTAATGTTTGCGCGTTGCATTTACTCTATTTACTGGGCCAACTTCTCTTTCAGAACCTTCTGAACCTGATTTTTGAAACCGCGTGAAGTAAAGTTACATCCAGAGCATTTACTGTGACagcaaaagaggaagaaaaaatagagattaaaaaaaaaacccaaaacacttCATTGTTTTCTTGAACTTTTCACAGAACAGAGTAACTCTCTTTACTCCCAAGTGCCAACTCAACTTTCTGTGGTGTCTCTCTGGTTACTTCATTTCCCATATTTCTCTCATTTCCACAAGCTAACCATGTCGGTAATTGCAGAAGCCGCTCTAGCCGGTTTTTTTCAGGTGTTGTTTGACAAGTTAACTTCCCCTGAATTGTGGAAGATCTTTCAGCAAGAGAAAGTTGATGCTGATCTCAAGAAGTGGGCAATAACGCTGCGGAACATCCGTAAAGTTCTGGCTGATGCCGAAGAGAAGCAGATGACAGACGAGTTTGTGAAGAGCTGGCTGGCTGAGCTGCAAGACTTGGCTTATGATGCGGATGACATTTTGGACGAGTTTGCTACTGAAGCTTTGCGACGTGAGCTGAATGCAGAAGAAGCCAGCACAAGTACGGTAATAATAAAGTTCATCAATGATTGTGTTGGTTCAGATCGAGATTTTGTTACGTTGATGCGGTCCAAGATTGAAGATATTGATACACGACTgcaaaaaatagtgaaagatAAGAAAGATCTGGAGTTGAAAGAAAATAGTGGGGGAAGGACTATAACAACAAGATCATGGCCGCCCTCGACTTCTCTGGTGAATGAAAGTCGTACTTATGGCAGAGatgaagataaaaagaaaattgtcaAGTTGTTGCTCGAATCAAGTGATGCTCAACTCTCTGTGATTCCCATAGTTGGTATGGGTGGACTGGGGAAGACGACTCTTGCCCAGCTAGTCTACAGAGACAACGAAGTGAGCaattattttgatttgaaagCATGGGTTTGCGTGTCTGAAGATTTTGACAATCTAAGGTTGACAAAAGAAATTCTACACTCTTTCACTTCTAAACCTTGGGATAATAATAGTACTTTAGATTCACTACAAGTCGAACTGGAGGAGAAATTATCCACGAAGAAGTTCTTGCTTATCTTGGATGACGTTTGGAATGAAGACTACGTATTGTGGACTGAACTACGCAAGCCTTTTGAATCTGGGGCTCTAGGAAGTAAAATAGTTGTCACGACTCGGAACTTTGGTGTTACATCAACGATGGGTACTACTCTACCGTACAAGTTGGAAGAGTTGTCACATGATGCTTGTTTGCGTGTATTTACCCACCACGCATTAGATGCAACAGATTTTAGTAAGTATCCAGAACTTAAAGAATTTGGTCAAAAAATTGTGAATAAGTGCAAGGGAGTACCTTTGGCAGCAAAAGTACTAGGCGGCCTTTTACGCACGGCACGCAATCGCAATGAGTGGGAAAATGTGTTAAATAGCAAGATCTTGGATATTCCTGAAGAAAAAGGCAAGATTTTTTCCGTTCTTAAATTAAGCTACAACTATCTCCCTTCTCATTTGAAGAGGTGCTTTGCCTATTGTTCACTATTTCCAAAGGATGATGAATTTGAGGAGAAAGATCTGGTCTTGTTATGGATGGCTGAAGGTTTGGtttaagaaacaaaaggaaagaagCCAATGGAAGATCTTGGTGGTGATTATTTTCGTGATCTACTCAATAgatcattttttcaaaaatcaagcAGAAATGAATCACTCTTTGTCATGCATGACCTTATGAATGATTTAGCCATGTGGGCAGCGGGAGACTTGTGCTGTAGGTTAGAGGATCAATTGGGTGGTAGTAAGCAATCTGAAATTTCTTCAAAGGTACgacatttttcttatattgaaCATTTAAATGATTGCATCCAAAAGTTTAATGAAGATGTTCATTTAAGGACCTTCCTGTCGCTACCATTATATAACCGATATGGCTTAACAATTTTTGATGTTAAATATTGTTTGTTTCCACAATTAAGATGCTTAAGGGTATTATCTTTAAGTGGAAATTATATTATTGAGCTACCAAGTTCAATTGGTGATTTGAAACATCTAAGATACCTCAACCTTTCTTATACTAAGATTACAATTCTACCAGAATCAACAAGTTCTTTGTACAACCTACAAACATTGATATTGAAAGGTTGTAACGATCTCACAAAATTAccagaaaaaattgaaaatttggtcAATCTTCGACATCTCaatatttcaaattcaaattcaattagaGAGATGCCAGCGGGAATAGCGAAATTAAAGAGCTTACAAACACTTTGCTTTGAGGATATGGATGAATGGCAAGATTGGATTCCTTGCAAAGTGGAGTGCGAAGCATTCCCTTGTTTGCGTGAGCTTTCTATCTCTAACTGCCCCAAATTAGGAAAATTTTCCTATCATCTCCCGTCATTGGAAAAACTTTCCATTCATGCATGTGAGCAATTGGTTGTTTCAATTCCAAGCCATTCAGTGCTTCAAGTATTAGAAATTGTAAAATGTAAAGAGGTTGTGCATGGGTCTGTGAAGGTAGAAAagctaataataaaaatttgtgagGAGCTGACATCTTTATGTGAAGATGGGCTTATGTCCTTTGTAACACTAACAATTAAAATCGAATGGTGCCAAAGTCTTGTAAACATCAAGTTGAAGTCTACATTAAGGGAACTAACAATCAACCACTGTAATGCTTTGGAATCCTTGCAATTTTTGATGGATGAGGGAGGGGCttcttcaacttcttctttATTGATGAATGAGGAGAATCTTAGATGCATTGGTAACAACAATGCATCTCTTCTTGAGCACTTGGAAATTTCTAGTTGTCCATCCCTAAAATGCGTATCAACAATAGTCGACTTAGCTGCCATGCTTAAACGCCTTGATATTGAAAAATGCCCAAATCTAAAATCTTTATCATCGAGAGACACATTTCCTACCGCCCTTAAAGTCCTTAGGCTAGTGGGTTGTCCAAAACTGGAGTCAATAGTAGACAACTTAAAAAAGGATACGTTACTTGAAcatcttttaattatttgttgtgaaaaGCTTAGGTGCTTACCGAGAGGCCTACACGAACTTTGTCACCTCAAAGAGATTGATATATACGAGTGTAATAGTCTTATCTATTTAGGAGATTTGCTCCCCACCAACTTGAGAAGTCTTGAAATCAGAGACTGTGAGAAACTGGAGGCCTTGCCGAAAAACATGCACAACCTCAACTTTTTGCAAGATTTATCAATAGGTGGATTTCCAAGTATCGTATCCTTTCCGGAAGAGGGTTTCCCCACCAACCTTAGAGAGGTTAGGTTGTCAGGGGCGAATCTCTGTAAGCAAATATTTGAGTTGGGACTGCACAGACTCACGTCGCTTACATATCTCGAGATTGCTAATGGAATTATGGATTCATTTCCAGAAGAGGAAGATGGGAAGACGATGTTGATGTTGCCTACATCTCTCACTACCCTGACCTTATGGAGGTTTCCAAATTTGTTATTCCTCTCCTGGAAGTTCTTTCAAAACCTCTCTACActtgaacaa
This genomic stretch from Quercus robur chromosome 4, dhQueRobu3.1, whole genome shotgun sequence harbors:
- the LOC126723831 gene encoding putative disease resistance RPP13-like protein 1 encodes the protein MSVIAEAALAGFFQVLFDKLTSPELWKIFQQEKVDADLKKWAITLRNIRKVLADAEEKQMTDEFVKSWLAELQDLAYDADDILDEFATEALRRELNAEEASTSTVIIKFINDCVGSDRDFVTLMRSKIEDIDTRLQKIVKDKKDLELKENSGGRTITTRSWPPSTSLVNESRTYGRDEDKKKIVKLLLESSDAQLSVIPIVGMGGLGKTTLAQLVYRDNEVSNYFDLKAWVCVSEDFDNLRLTKEILHSFTSKPWDNNSTLDSLQVELEEKLSTKKFLLILDDVWNEDYVLWTELRKPFESGALGSKIVVTTRNFGVTSTMGTTLPYKLEELSHDACLRVFTHHALDATDFSKYPELKEFGQKIVNKCKGVPLAAKVLGGLLRTARNRNEWENVLNSKILDIPEEKGKIFSVLKLSYNYLPSHLKRCFAYCSLFPKDDEFEEKDLVLLWMAEGLV
- the LOC126722676 gene encoding putative disease resistance protein At3g14460 translates to MDEWQDWIPCKVECEAFPCLRELSISNCPKLGKFSYHLPSLEKLSIHACEQLVVSIPSHSVLQVLEIVKCKEVVHGSVKVEKLIIKICEELTSLCEDGLMSFVTLTIKIEWCQSLVNIKLKSTLRELTINHCNALESLQFLMDEGGASSTSSLLMNEENLRCIGNNNASLLEHLEISSCPSLKCVSTIVDLAAMLKRLDIEKCPNLKSLSSRDTFPTALKVLRLVGCPKLESIVDNLKKDTLLEHLLIICCEKLRCLPRGLHELCHLKEIDIYECNSLIYLGDLLPTNLRSLEIRDCEKLEALPKNMHNLNFLQDLSIGGFPSIVSFPEEGFPTNLREVRLSGANLCKQIFELGLHRLTSLTYLEIANGIMDSFPEEEDGKTMLMLPTSLTTLTLWRFPNLLFLSWKFFQNLSTLEQIFIGACPKLASLSEKCFPPSLQRFRIYECSVLKQNCKKDKGIMWSKIAKIPLVEID